The Streptomyces sp. NBC_00569 genomic sequence TGCGCGGCTCAGCAGCGATTCGGTGAGCCGGGCCACCGAATCGACGACCTGCTCGCAGTTGTCCAGGAGGAGCAGCGTCCTGCGGTCCCGCAGGGCCGTGGCGAGCCGTTGCTCAGGTGCGGACGCCGCGCCTTGTCCGGGCGGACCCGAAAGCGCGTCGTCACGCAAGCCCAACGCGGCGGAGACGACCTGCGCGAGATCGGCCACGCTCCCGCGCTCACCGGCGAGTTCGACCAGCCACACCCCGTCGGGGGCGTCCTGGATCCGCCGGGCCGCCTCGACCGCGAGCCGCGTCTTGCCGACTCCGCCGGGGCCGGTGAGCGTGACCAGGCGTTCCGTGGCGAGGAGTTGACCGATCCCGGCCAGGGAGCGCTCACGGCCGACGAGCGCCGTGAGCGGGGCGGGAAGGTTCGACCGAGGGCGTTCGGGCGGCGGCGCGGCGCCCGCAGGAGAGGCCGGGGTAGGGGCGAGCGCAGGGTCCTGGCGCAGGATCGCCTCGTGGAGCGCGGCCAGCTCGGGGCTCGGGTCGAGGCCGAGCTCGTCCGCGAGCCGGGCCCGCAACTCGGCGTACGAGGCGAGCGCCTCGCTCTGCCGGCCCGACCGATACAGCGCCCGCAGCTGGACGGCGCGCAGCCGCTCCCGGAGCGGATGGCGCGCGACGAGGTCCGCCAGCTCCCCCGTGAGGAGCGTGAGGTCGCCCGACTCCAGGAGCGCCTCGGCCCGTTCCTCCCGGACGGCCAGCCGCTGCTCCGTCAGGCGCTGCGCAGCAGTACGTACGAACTCCTCGTCCGCGAAATCGGCGTAGGCCGGCCCACGCCACAACTCCAGTGCCTCGGTGAGGAGTTCGGCCCGTTCGCGCGGACCCGCCGCGGATCCGGCCCGGTCCACCAGCGACAGGAAGCGGTCGGCGTCCACCTCGTCCCCGGTCTCGTCGAGACGGAGCCGGTAGCCGGGAGCCTGGCGCACCACGCGGTCGCGGCCGAGCGCTTTCCGCAGTTGAGAGACCTTCGCCTGGAGGGCGTTGGCGGGATTCCCCGGAAGATCGTCCCCCCACAGGCCGTCGATGAGACGGTCGGCGGAGACAGGCCGCCCCTCGTGGACCAGGAGCGCGGCGAGGAGGGCCCTGACCTTCACCTCGGGAACCGCGACCGGATCCCCTTCGCCGTCCCGCACCGTCAGTGGACCAAGCACCCCGAACCGCATGTGAGCACGGTACACACGCCGTGGCCGCCGACCGTCAGCGGACCGTCAGCGTTCCCGAAGTCCCGACCTGCACTGTCGTCGCATGACCGGAACAGACGTCACCCGAACAGAGTCGACCCGCACACCCCCCGACGCCTCACCAGCCCCCGCCGGGGACACCACCGAGAACCGCGAGCTGCCCCTCCTCGCCCTGCTCGCCCTCGCCACCGCCGTCTTCGTCACGAGCCTGACGGAGACCCTGCCCGCGGGTCTGCTGCCCGCGATGAGCCGTGACCTGGGCGTCGGCGAGTCGGCCACCGGGCAGACCGTGACGGTCTACGCGATCGGCACCGCCCTCACGGCGATCCCCCTCACCGCGGCCACCGCCGGATGGCGCCGCAAGCGTCTCCTGATGACGGCGATGGCGGGGTTCGGCGTCGCCAACACGGTCACCGCGCTGTCGACGAACTTCCCCCTCACGATGGTGGCCCGCTTCGTGGCCGGAGTCGCGGCCGGCCTGGCCTGGGCGCTGCTCGCCGGTTACGCCCGGCGCCTCGCGCCCACCCACCTCCAGGGCAGGGCCATCGCGATCGCGATGGCGGGCATCCCGGTCGCACTGTCCCTGGGCGTTCCCGCGGGCACGTTCCTCGGCAAGGCCGTGAACTGGCAGATCGCGTTCCTGAGCATGACCGTCCTCACCGTCGCCCTCCTCGGCTGGATCGCCGCGACCGTCCCCGACCAGCCAGGACAGCGACAGGGAGCGCGGCCGCCGATGCTCCGGGCGCTCCGCGTCCCCGGCGTGTCCCCGGTCCTCTTCGTCACCCTCGTCTTCGTCCTCGCCCACACCGTCCTCTATACGTTCGTCGCGACGTTCCTCGACGGAGTCGGCATGGGGAACTCCACCGATCTCGTGCTGCTCGTCTTCGGCACCGCGTCCCTGGCGAGCATCTGGATCGTGGGCGCACTGATCAACCGCCACCTGCGCGCCCTGACGGTCGCGGCCGCCCTGCTGGTCGCCGTGGCGGCGGCCGTCCTGGCCCTGCCGTCCGACAGTTCCGCCCTGGTGTACGCGGCCGTGACGCTGTGGGGCCTCGGCTGGGGCGGCGCCCCCACGCTCCTGCAGACCGCCGCGGGTGACGCGGGAGGAGAGTCGGCGGACGCCGCGCAGGCCATGCTCGTCACCCTCTGGAACGTGGCCATGGCCTGCGGCGGAATCGCCGGCGGGATCCTCCTCGACCTGGTCGGATCCCGCTCCTTCCCTTGGACGGTCCTCCTGCTCCTGGTTCCCGTGCTCGCCGTGGTCGTCGCCGCCCGCGCCCACGGATTCCCCGCCCGCCGCACGGCGCGCACCTCATGAACGTCCACACCGCACCCCGTCACACCACTCACCCCGATTCGAGGAGCACCGCCATGACGACGTCCCGCCTTTTCGACCCCGCCCGCCTCGGCGCGCTGACCCTGCCCAACCGCCTCGTCATGGCGCCCATGACCCGTAACCGCGCCTCCGCGGACGGCGTCCCGCAGCCCGTCATGGCCACCTACTACGCCCAGCGCGCCACCGCGGGCCTGATCATCGCCGAGGCGTCCACGCCCAACGCCGTAGGGCAGACCTACGCCAACATCACGGCCATCCACAGCGCGGCCCACGTCGAGGGCTGGCGACACGTGACCGACGAGGTCCGCGCCGCCGGGGGCCGGATGTTCCTCCAGCTCCAGCACGGCGGCCGGATCGGCCACCCCGACAACAGCGGCGGCCTGACCCCGATCGCCCCCTCACCGGTGCCGCTCCCCGACACCATTCACACCGCGACCGGCCACCGGCCCGCCGTCATACCGAGGGAGATGACGTCCGACGACATCCGCACCACCGTGGCCGACTTCGCCGACGCCGCCCGCAAGGCCGTGGCGGCGGGCTTCGAAGGCGTCGAGGTGCACGGCGCCAACGGCTACCTCCTCCACCAGTTCCTCGGCCGGGGCACCAACCACCGCACCGACGCCTACGGCGGAACGGTCGAGGGCCGCGTCAGGTTCGTGGTCGAGGTCGTGCGTGCCGTCGCGGACGCGATCGGACCCGAGCGGGTGGGCCTGCGGATCTCTCCGGGACTCACCGTCAACGGCATGGACGAGGGAGACACCGACGACATCTACCCCGCGCTCGTCGACGCCCTCTCGGACCTGGACCTCGCCTATCTGCACATCGTCTTCGCCGACCCGGACAGTCCGCTCTTCCAGGACCTCCGCAAGCGCTGGACCGGCACGCTGATCGCCAACCCCGTGCTGCCGAGGGAGCGGATTCCCGCCGACGGCGGCAGAAGCGAGGGCGAGCGTCTCCTGGCCGCCGGCGCCGACCTGGTGGCGCTCGGCCGCCCGTTCCTGGCCAACCCCGACCTGGTCGAGCGGCTGCGAGTGGGCGCGCCGCTCAACCAGGTCAGGGACCGGTACCTGATGTACGTAGGAGGGGAGACGGGCTACACGGACTATCCGTTCCTGTCCGGCAGCCGCCGATGAAGTGAATATCAGGCGCCCGGGGCCCCTGGATTTGCTCAATCCGGGGTGAAGGTTCGCGGCGACGCGCGAAATATTCTGGCTCACCGTGCTCCGAAGCCCGGTCCGTGCTAGTCTTGATCTCAGTTGCAGTTGTGGTTCCCATAGATACTTCAAGTGCCTTAGGTAACTTCACGTTGCCGGGCGCTTTTCTATTTCCGGATGCATTTTTTCCGGGCGGGGCAATCATTGCGGCGACGCCGAGGTCCGCACAGTGTGGGCCCCGGGCACTGCCCCGAAGGAGAATTTGCATATGGCTACTGGCACCGTGAAGTGGTTCAACTCGGAAAAGGGCTTCGGCTTCATCGAGCAGGAGGGTGGCGGCCCCGACGTCTTCGCCCACTACTCGAACATCGCCACCCAGGGCTTCCGTGAGCTTCAGGAAGGCCAGAAGGTGAACTTCGATGTCACGCAGGGCCAGAAGGGCCCGCAGGCGGAGAACATCGTTCCCGCCTGACGCTGAAGCGTTGAGCGCAGCTGGTGCCCGTACCCTGGTGGTACGGGCACCAGCTCGTTGCTGTTTGCGGGGCATCCCGCCCGGGTAGACACGACCACCGGGTGGCACACCACCCCGGCGGGGCGCCAAGACCCCCGCACCCCATTGATCCGGCCCGTCCGAGGGCCGCCTGCCGCAGTGGAATCCCAGCATTCCGACGTCAGGCGTCGCCATTCTCCGTACCGGCGCGCCGGCTGTTTTTCAGTCTGCTATTCGGCTCGTTCTTGCAATTCGTCCGGCACTCATGCGCCGGGAATTCCTCGATACGTGCCATATCGAGGAAGGTTCTCCATGAACCGTTCAGCTCGCACGAACGACCGTTACTCCAACCCCCGCAGGGGTTCCGCCGGCGGCGACCGGGGCGCCCGTTTTCGACCCCAGGGCCAGGGCCAGGGACGCCCCGGCGGCAAGAGCTCCGGCGGCTACGGGCGCAGGCCCGCCGCGCCGCAGGGCGAGTTCGCGCTGCCCGTCACCGTCACGCCCGCCCTTCCCGCCGTCGAGACCTTCGGTGAGCTCGACCTGCCGGCCGAGATCCTCAAGACGCTCACCGGCCTCGGTGTGACCGTGCCGTTCCCGATCCAGGCGGCCACCCTGCCGAACTCGCTCGCGGGCCGGGACGTCCTCGGCCGCGGCCGCACCGGCTCCGGCAAGACCCTCGCCTTCGGGCTCGCTCTGCTCGCGCGCCTCGCAGGTCAGCGCGCCGACGCCAAGCAGCCCTTCGGTCTGATCCTCGTCCCCACGCGCGAGCTCGCGCAGCAGGTCACCGAGGCGCTCACCCCCTACGCCCGGTCGCTGAGGCTGCGGATGGCCACCGTCGTCGGCGGTATGTCCATCGGCCGTCAGGCCAGTGCCCTGCGCGGTGGCGCCGAGGTCGTCGTCGCGACGCCCGGACGCCTCAAGGACCTCATCGAGCGCAAGGACTGCCGTCTGGACCGGGTGAAGATCACCGTCCTGGACGAGGCCGACCAGATGGCCGACATGGGCTTCATGCCGCAGGTCACCGAGCTGCTCGACCTGGTGCACCCCGAGGGGCAGCGCATGCTGTTCTCGGCGACGCTGGACCGCAACGTCGACCTGCTGGTGCGCCGCTACCTGCACGACCCGGTCGTCCACTCCGTCGACCCGTCGGCGGGCGCCGTCACCACGATGGAACACCACGAACTGCATGTGCACGGCGCCGACAAGTTCGCCGCCGCCACCGAGATCGCGGCCCGCGACGGGCGGGTCATCATGTTCCTGGACACCAAGCACGCCGTCGACCAGTTCACCAAGCACCTGCTCGGCAGCGGCGTGCGGGCCGCAGCCCTGCACGGCGGCAAGTCCCAGCCGCAGCGCACCCGCACCCTGG encodes the following:
- a CDS encoding MFS transporter, producing the protein MTGTDVTRTESTRTPPDASPAPAGDTTENRELPLLALLALATAVFVTSLTETLPAGLLPAMSRDLGVGESATGQTVTVYAIGTALTAIPLTAATAGWRRKRLLMTAMAGFGVANTVTALSTNFPLTMVARFVAGVAAGLAWALLAGYARRLAPTHLQGRAIAIAMAGIPVALSLGVPAGTFLGKAVNWQIAFLSMTVLTVALLGWIAATVPDQPGQRQGARPPMLRALRVPGVSPVLFVTLVFVLAHTVLYTFVATFLDGVGMGNSTDLVLLVFGTASLASIWIVGALINRHLRALTVAAALLVAVAAAVLALPSDSSALVYAAVTLWGLGWGGAPTLLQTAAGDAGGESADAAQAMLVTLWNVAMACGGIAGGILLDLVGSRSFPWTVLLLLVPVLAVVVAARAHGFPARRTARTS
- a CDS encoding alkene reductase; this translates as MTTSRLFDPARLGALTLPNRLVMAPMTRNRASADGVPQPVMATYYAQRATAGLIIAEASTPNAVGQTYANITAIHSAAHVEGWRHVTDEVRAAGGRMFLQLQHGGRIGHPDNSGGLTPIAPSPVPLPDTIHTATGHRPAVIPREMTSDDIRTTVADFADAARKAVAAGFEGVEVHGANGYLLHQFLGRGTNHRTDAYGGTVEGRVRFVVEVVRAVADAIGPERVGLRISPGLTVNGMDEGDTDDIYPALVDALSDLDLAYLHIVFADPDSPLFQDLRKRWTGTLIANPVLPRERIPADGGRSEGERLLAAGADLVALGRPFLANPDLVERLRVGAPLNQVRDRYLMYVGGETGYTDYPFLSGSRR
- a CDS encoding cold-shock protein, with the translated sequence MATGTVKWFNSEKGFGFIEQEGGGPDVFAHYSNIATQGFRELQEGQKVNFDVTQGQKGPQAENIVPA
- a CDS encoding DEAD/DEAH box helicase codes for the protein MNRSARTNDRYSNPRRGSAGGDRGARFRPQGQGQGRPGGKSSGGYGRRPAAPQGEFALPVTVTPALPAVETFGELDLPAEILKTLTGLGVTVPFPIQAATLPNSLAGRDVLGRGRTGSGKTLAFGLALLARLAGQRADAKQPFGLILVPTRELAQQVTEALTPYARSLRLRMATVVGGMSIGRQASALRGGAEVVVATPGRLKDLIERKDCRLDRVKITVLDEADQMADMGFMPQVTELLDLVHPEGQRMLFSATLDRNVDLLVRRYLHDPVVHSVDPSAGAVTTMEHHELHVHGADKFAAATEIAARDGRVIMFLDTKHAVDQFTKHLLGSGVRAAALHGGKSQPQRTRTLAQFKAGTVTALVATNVAARGIHVDNLDLVVNVDPPSDHKDYLHRGGRTARAGESGSVVTLVLPNQRRDMSRLMRDAGIRPQITQVRSGEAELSRITGAQAPSGVPVTGTAPAAERPKRGGAPFRGMGSRPGRAGGDSRRTSEARQLADARKAARVRRAG